A genomic stretch from Plasmodium cynomolgi strain B DNA, chromosome 8, whole genome shotgun sequence includes:
- a CDS encoding hypothetical protein (putative) — MERRRVVNLLLLLLLAALALLLRTNGASIGMENDAEEEKALHLSRTKDSYSFLEASLNALEVNTPLSPYERVKRNISHAEVGYIHHEMIKKLKIEKLGNITNIRNVISRCVSDSIQHTMRAITSILQEVLSYNEFCTSLDQHFSYLYDENVTFKKIVKSCTTATEDELRENYLSLYVEDFKLILQALKKPHISFHDFDDISKCLAKFYQSFISPFQVYVPATSSYKKFILEYTNAKGIFKEEDYVKEFLKTFHSRMSTEEITLFFDDIFSLYTRSFSYGRCLYKQK; from the exons atggaaaggaggAGAGTCGTcaacctcctcctcctcctcctccttgcAGCGCTGGCACTGCTGCTACGAACGAATGGGGCCTCGATCGGAATGGAAAATgacgcagaagaagaaaaagcacTCCATTTGTCAAGGACAAAAGATTCTTACAGTTTTTTGGAGGCTTCCTTAAACGCCCTAGAAGTTAACACCCCCCTTTCTCCATACGAAAGAGTTAAGAGGAATATATCACACGCAGAAGTGGGTTACATTCACCATGagatgattaaaaaattgaaaattgaAAAGCTAGGTAACATCACTAACATTCGAAATGTCATCTCTAGGTGTGTCTCGGATTCG ATCCAACACACGATGCGGGCCATAACGAGTATCCTCCAGGAAGTCCTAAGCTACAACGAATTCTGCACGTCGCTGGATCAGCACTTTTCATACCTATACGACGAGAACGttacattcaaaaaaatagtaaagtCCTGCACAACAGCAACGGAAGACGAGCTGagggaaaattatttatccCTATATGTGGAGGactttaaattaattttacaagCGTTAAAAAAACCACACATTTCATTCCACGATTTTGATGATATCTCAAAATGCTTGGCTAAATTTTATCAAtcatttatttccccctttcaaGTGTATGTCCCTGCCACATCATCATACAAGAAATTTATTCTAGAGTACACAAACGCAAAAGGCATTTTCAAAGAAGAAGATTACGTTAAAGAGTTTCTTAAAACTTTCCACTCACGCATGTCTACGGAAGAAATCACTCTCTTCTTTGACGATATATTCAGTTTATACACACGTTCTTTTTCGTACGGCCGATGcttatataaacaaaaatga
- a CDS encoding hypothetical protein (putative), whose protein sequence is MHDYFLRTKFNLLNSGLFNNLYRNGSKYRSDEGGKNPDVGRPSNSFSTDTHLPDRGNKELNDQLIYSYYNNFSNERGAHAQQERSGTHGGGGKHNPSGSDRSRSDHSRSDNSRSDHSRIDHSRSNRSQIERGKGEHPDLSGLYDGAGGNFDKGNCNMHLDGRGKAFLDYRPYGHKNEEMLCVENTSQVINEEAFFYEEFKKLKNDVMALQIMNVNLQKQVLANHTMMGPSKVVPQHIIINNKTEVASNAISQIQDNKKKSNGVLYMLLKKLLSSRLTQMFFVSSFFISIYLFNKHWQRVLKVSQLERRINSNFILRSVRMFEETLGMRKFSYA, encoded by the coding sequence ATGCACGACTATTTTTTGAGGACCAAATTTAATCTTCTGAACAGCGGACTTTTCAACAACCTCTACAGAAATGGTTCCAAGTATAGAAGTGatgaagggggaaaaaacccGGACGTGGGGAGACCTTCGAATTCGTTTAGCACCGACACACACCTTCCCGACAGGGGGAACAAAGAACTAAATGATCAGCTGATTTATTCGTACTACAACAACTTTTCGAATGAGAGGGGCGCGCACGCGCAGCAAGAAAGAAGCGGCACACACGGTGGAGGTGGAAAACACAACCCCAGCGGAAGTGACCGCTCCAGAAGTGACCATTCCAGAAGTGACAATTCCAGAAGTGACCATTCCAGAATTGACCATTCCAGAAGTAACCGCTCCCAAATCGAGCGTGGCAAGGGCGAGCACCCCGACCTGAGCGGGCTGTACGACGGTGCTGGCGGGAACTTCGACAAAGGCAACTGCAACATGCACCTGGACGGACGCGGAAAGGCCTTCCTGGACTACCGGCCGTATGGCCACAAGAACGAGGAAATGCTCTGCGTGGAAAACACCAGTCAAGTGATCAACGAGGAAGCCTTTTTTTAcgaagaatttaaaaagctAAAAAACGATGTCATGGCACTACAAATTATGAACGTCAACCTCCAAAAACAAGTGTTAGCGAACCACACCATGATGGGCCCGTCCAAGGTGGTTCCGCAGCACATAATAATTAACAACAAAACGGAAGTGGCCTCCAATGCTATCAGCCAAATTCAGGacaacaagaaaaaaagcaacggGGTTTTATACATGCTGCTGAAGAAGCTGCTAAGCAGTAGGCTGACGCAAATGTTTTTCGTGTcgtcttttttcatttccatatatttgtttaacAAGCACTGGCAGCGCGTCCTGAAGGTGTCCCAACTGGAGAGGCGCATAAACTCCAATTTCATCCTCAGGAGCGTGCGTATGTTTGAGGAGACCCTGGGCATGCGCAAGTTCAGCTACGCGTAG
- a CDS encoding hypothetical protein (putative): MSSFANNAGSYRNRTLGASPKCQNIRHKVNSVENGPSVFCTLCALPYNAKIRLNPCFHVICSKCYELCAQQQTCLVCNVEINDIEFLFVGENIFVCPYGDCKKGFLNLKCFHYHIHFKHQFLKSTNCYPEGRSSSTITDRQNTRGGGGGGDVLSPPSNEPFPTSFFANSDGLNTYPASHEDNQEYNHDAGKNDPSGSATSISISRSTGVNASRGGTLPSARDNTLFNVHNSNPLNSFTVDSKKLSLQNMALGG, encoded by the coding sequence ATGAGTTCCTTCGCGAACAATGCCGGGAGCTACCGAAACAGGACGCTGGGCGCGTCGCCCAAATGCCAAAACATAAGGCACAAGGTGAATTCGGTGGAGAACGGGCCCTCCGTCTTCTGCACGCTCTGTGCCCTACCATACAACGCCAAAATTAGACTAAACCCCTGCTTCCACGTAATCTGCAGCAAGTGTTACGAGCTGTGCGCACAGCAGCAAACCTGCTTGGTGTGCAATGTAGAAATAAATGACATAGAGTTTCTTTTTGTCGGTGAAAATATCTTTGTATGTCCCTATGGTGATTGCAAAAAGGGCTTCCTCAATTTGAAGTGTTTCCATTATCACATTCACTTCAAGCACCAGTTTTTAAAGTCAACTAATTGCTACCCCGAAGGTAGGAGCAGCAGTACCATCACGGATCGTCAGAACActagaggaggaggaggaggaggagatgTTTTGTCCCCTCCAAGCAATGAGCCTTTTCccacctccttttttgcaaacagcGATGGATTGAATACTTACCCTGCTAGCCATGAGGACAATCAGGAGTATAATCATGACGCTGGAAAGAATGACCCAAGTGGAAGTGCAACCAGTATCAGCATAAGTCGTTCCACCGGTGTGAATGCCTCACGTGGGGGTACCCTCCCCTCGGCAAGGGACAACACTCTCTTCAATGTGCACAATAGTAACCCACTTAACAGCTTCACAGTGGAcagcaaaaaattaagtttACAAAATATGGCCCTTGGTGGA